The Candidatus Methanomethylicota archaeon genome includes the window AAAGCGATAAGTGAATATCTTGGTGTGAAGTATACGGTGACGTTTAACTCTGGGACATCTGCTCTTCATGCTTTGCTTTTGGCATACAAAATTGGATCCGGAGATGAAGTAATTGTTCCATCATTTACTTTTATAGCAACGGCAAATGCGGCTCTCTTTGTTGGTGCAAAACCTGTTTTTGCAGATATTGAAGAAGAGACACTAGGATTGGATCCAAACGACGTGGAACAGAAAATTACTCGACAAACGAAGGCAATAATTACGGTTCACTATGGGGGGTGTCCTAGCAAAGTAAGAGAACTTCGTGAGATAGCAGATGACCATGGCATCTTGTTGATAGAGGATGCTGCAGAGTCTTTTGGTGCTAGAATAGGTGGCAGAAAGGTGGGAACATTCGGAGATAGTTCGATGCTTAGCTTTTGTCAAAACAAAATTATAACAACAGGTGAGGGCGGTGCTGTCGTAACTAATGATGAAAAAATCTACGAGAGGCTCAAATTGATCAGGTCTCATGGTCGTTTAGAGTATCAGCCCTACTTCTCATCCGCATCTCCGGGTGAATATGTTGAGCTGGGATTTAACTGGAGACTAAGTAATATATTAGCGGCACTTGGGTTAGCGCAACTAAGAAAAGTTGATATGATAATTGAGATGCGAAGGGAGAAAGCCCAGAAGCTTACAGAGGGGCTCTCAAGAATAAAGCCTGTAATTACTCCTCATCCTCCGAAAGACTACTTTCATGTATACCAACTATACACCATTAGAGTGCAGGAAAGCATAAGGGATTCTTTAATAGATTATTTAAGTAATAAGGGCATAATGACCAAAATTTATTTCAGTCCTGTCCATCTAACTACCTTCTACAGAAGCAAGTTTGGTTTCAGAGGTGGTGAGTTGCCTGTTACCGAGAAAGTCTCAAAGGAGGTGCTTAGTTTACCAATATACCCAACTATGACAGATGAGGAAATCAATTATGTGGTGTCAAGTGTAGGTGAGTTCTTTGAGCGAAAAGCTTGAGAACTTTTTTAGGAGTAAAAAGATATTAGTGACGGGAGGCACCGGTTCTATTGGTAGCAACATTGTTAGGCAACTTTTGAATTTTGAAGTTGAAGAAGTGGTGGTTTTCAGTAGGGATGAGATAAAGCAATTTATGATGCGTAGGATGGTTAATGATGAAAGGCTACGTTTTGTTGTGGGAGACGTGAGGGATGTTTCAAGCTTGGAAAAGGTTTTTCACAATAATGATTTTGACATTATTTATCACACGGCTGCAATGAAGCATGTCGTTGTCTGTGAAGAAAATCCAGTTGAGGCAGTGAAAACAAATATTCTAGGAACTGAAAATATTGTAAACCTGGCACAAAAATATGGGGTCTCCAAATTAATTAACATAAGTACAGATAAAGCTGTCCAACCACAGAACGTTATGGGTGCAACGAAATTTATTAGTGAAAGAATAGTTTTGAATGCAAATTATACCTCAGTCAGGTTAGGCAA containing:
- a CDS encoding DegT/DnrJ/EryC1/StrS family aminotransferase, which gives rise to MSWRIPLFKIFWDDECIREVNEVIRSGMNWATGSKVEEFEKAISEYLGVKYTVTFNSGTSALHALLLAYKIGSGDEVIVPSFTFIATANAALFVGAKPVFADIEEETLGLDPNDVEQKITRQTKAIITVHYGGCPSKVRELREIADDHGILLIEDAAESFGARIGGRKVGTFGDSSMLSFCQNKIITTGEGGAVVTNDEKIYERLKLIRSHGRLEYQPYFSSASPGEYVELGFNWRLSNILAALGLAQLRKVDMIIEMRREKAQKLTEGLSRIKPVITPHPPKDYFHVYQLYTIRVQESIRDSLIDYLSNKGIMTKIYFSPVHLTTFYRSKFGFRGGELPVTEKVSKEVLSLPIYPTMTDEEINYVVSSVGEFFERKA